In Candidatus Methanomethylicota archaeon, the following proteins share a genomic window:
- a CDS encoding MoaD/ThiS family protein, whose amino-acid sequence MKIHVKIYPDTNEIHILEVSESKASLLLEYLKSILALKGHYVLVKNNKILSEDEEIKDGDEIIVIPIVNGG is encoded by the coding sequence GTGAAAATTCACGTTAAAATATATCCAGATACTAATGAGATACACATACTTGAGGTTTCGGAATCTAAAGCTTCTCTCCTACTAGAATACCTTAAATCCATATTAGCTCTTAAAGGCCACTATGTCCTTGTTAAGAATAACAAGATATTAAGTGAAGATGAAGAAATAAAAGATGGAGATGAGATTATAGTGATACCGATAGTAAATGGTGGATGA
- a CDS encoding cupin domain-containing protein, translated as MPVISAKEIPGYIVPKPNERELKIILAPQLNNYDKATVLLSLIPPGSTTGLHKHDFSDEIMYVITGEGVAVEIVNGKSETIKIRSGDVIKTTAGTMHEIKNAGGTMLELFCVFIPPLPATGVIAEALNKAKEYLKHYKSK; from the coding sequence ATGCCGGTAATTAGTGCAAAGGAAATTCCAGGCTACATCGTTCCTAAGCCAAATGAAAGAGAATTAAAGATCATCTTAGCCCCACAACTTAATAACTATGATAAAGCCACAGTACTTTTATCATTAATTCCCCCAGGAAGCACCACAGGACTTCATAAACACGATTTCTCTGATGAAATAATGTATGTAATTACTGGTGAAGGCGTTGCTGTAGAGATAGTAAATGGTAAGAGTGAAACGATCAAAATTAGATCAGGTGACGTGATAAAAACTACGGCTGGGACAATGCACGAGATTAAGAACGCTGGAGGAACAATGCTGGAGCTATTTTGTGTCTTTATACCACCGTTGCCAGCAACCGGGGTCATAGCCGAGGCCTTGAACAAGGCTAAGGAATATCTTAAACACTACAAAAGTAAATAA